In the genome of Pseudomonas sp. B33.4, the window CAGCGGGCGATGACCATGTCCGGCGGTGAGCAGCAGATGCTTGCGATTGCCCGCGCGTTAATGAGCCGGCCAAAGCTGTTGCTGCTCGACGAGCCGAGCCTGGGCCTGGCGCCGATCGTGGTGAAGCAGATCTTCGCGACCCTGCGCGAACTGGCAAAAACCGGCATGACCATTTTTCTGGTCGAGCAGAACGCCAACCATGCGCTGAAACTGTCTGACCGGGCGTATGTGATGGTCAACGGCGAGATTCGCCTGACGGGCACGGGTAAAGAGCTGTTGGTGAATGAGGAGGTGCGTAACGCCTATCTGGGCGGGCACTGACTTTTCCAGCGTCAAACACAGCCCCGGCGACGCAAGTCCCGGGGCTTTTTATATCTCAAACCCACCACAAATTCCCTGTAGGAGTGAGCCTGCTCGCGATCGCGTTTTCCCATTCGCCATCACCGGTGACTGATACACCGCTATCGCGAGCAGGCTCACTCCTACAGTTGATCTGCGCCAGAATCCAGAATTGTGGAAAACAAATTCCCCAAGCTGTCAAAGCGCGACATATAGACGCTGCAAATGGCTGTTTTTCCACAGTTTTGACTTGTCCCCGGTTACTGTGGAGCTGGCTGTGAATAACGTGGGTGTATCTGGCTGCACGCCTTGTAAAACGTGGCTTGCACGTGTGTGGTTGTTTTTTGATCAGGCGTTTTTGCGGGAGCGTAAGACGTCGTTGTCAACCTTTTTCTGGGTGATGCCTCAGCGGCCATTCCGTGTGAACAATCCTGTGGATAAGTCTGTGATTAAACTCTGGAAAGACTGCGCTGAGGGCCGTAATTGCTGGCCTCGCGCAATCACTGTACTGACTGATCAGTCGTGCAAAATGCCATGTCCCGCACATCTGCCACTTCAGGGTCAAGCAAAAAACTTTCTATTTCGCCCGCAAAGCCTTGTGTGGCGCGGCTTTGCGCATTTCCAGTTGCCCCCGGAAACTGTGGAAGGGGCTGTGGATAACATGCGTGCACATGGCTACAGGCCACGGCGGCTGTGGCGCCGGCGGGGTTGGATGTTTTTTGTACACTTTGTAGCAGTTGCCCGTGAGTGCCGGGCCGGGCATGCTGCCTGCTGATTTTCTATTCCAAGGGCTGCCCTGGCGGCCGAAGCAAGGAGAACACGATGTCCAACACCCTGTTTATCACCGGCGCGACGTCCGGATTTGGTGAAGCCTGTGCCCGCCGTTTTGCCGAGGCTGGCTGGAAACTGGTGCTGACCGGTCGTCGTGAAGAACGCCTCAATGCGCTGTGCGCCGAGCTGTCGAAGCAGACCGAAGTGCATGGCCTGGTGCTCGATGTGCGTGATCGCAAGGCGATGGAGGAGGCAATTGCCAACTTGCCACCATCGTTCGCCAAGCTGCGTGGCCTGATCAACAACGCAGGTTTAGCCCTGGGCGTGGACCCGGCGCCGAAGTGCGATCTGGACGATTGGGACACCATGGTCGACACCAACGTCAAAGGCCTGATGTACGCCACGCGCCTGCTGCTGCCGCGCCTGATCGCCCATGGCCGTGGCGCCGGCATCGTCAACCTGGGTTCCATCGCTGGCAACTATCCGTATCCGGGCAGTCATGTGTATGGCGCGACCAAGGCGTTCGTTAAACAGTTCTCGCTGAACCTGCGTTGCGACTTGCAAGGTACGGGCGTGCGGGTCAGCAACATCGAGCCGGGTCTGTGTGAGAGCGAGTTCTCGCTGGTGCGCTTTGCTGGTGATCAGGAGCGTTACAACGCGACTTATGCGGGTGCCGAGCCGATCCAGCCGCAGGACATTGCCGAGACGATTTTCTGGGTGATGAATGCGCCGGCGCACATCAACATCAACAGCCTGGAGTTGATGCCGGTGAGCCAGACTTGGGCGGGTTTCGCCATTGAGCGGAACAAGGCCTGACACCGCGTCACGGCCAATCGCTGGCAAGCCAGCTCCCACAAGTACCGAGTCGCTCACAAGATTCGTGTGCACCGATAACCCTGTGGGAGCTGGGTTGCCAGCGTGAGGCCAGAACTGGCAATAAATCCCGATAAGGTAAACTCCCCTCGCAACAACCCAACCGCACCCCGCGGTTTTCAAGGTTTTCGAGGAGTCAAAGTGAGTAACCGAGCTGAGCAGGCACTGCTCAAACAATCGACCATTCTGATGTTGGCTGTGGCGATTGCCGGGATCGTCACCGGTTTTGTTTCAGGTTCGCAATCCATCCTTTTCGATGGTTTTTTCTCGCTGATCGCAACGTTCATCAAAGTTCTGATGCTGATCACTGCCAAGCTGATCGCCAAGGAAAGCAATCACCGTTTCCAGTTCGGTTTCTGGCATCTGGAGCCGATGGTGCTGCTGATCGAAGGCAGCTTCCTGATGTTGATCGCGATCTACGCGTTCCTCAACGGCGTGTTCGGCATCATCAACGGTGGCCGCGAGATCGAGTTGGGCCTGGTGATCATTTATGCGGCGGTGTTTACCGTTGTCGAGTTCGCCTACTTCTTCTACGTCCGGCAGCGTAACCGCAAGCTCAAATCCAGCCTGATCCAGTTCGACAACATCAGCTGGCTGGTGGACGCGATGCTATCCGTGGGCTTGTTGATCAGTTTCCTTGCGGCGCTGCTGTTGAAATCGCAGGGTTATGGTCAGTGGGCGGTGTATGTCGACCCGTTGATCCTGATCGTGCTGGCGCTGACCATGTTGCCGCCGGCGTTCAAGATCCTTGGCCCGGCCTTACGCGATGTGCTGGGGATCGCGCCGGACACACTGGATGATCAGGTGCGCCAAGTGATGGAGGCGGCGAAAACCGAGCATGGTTTCGACGATTACGTGTCGTACGTGCAGAAGCACGGGCGGGCACGGTTTATCGAAATTCACGTGGTGTTGCCGGCGGATTATGCGTTGAGCAATGTCGGACAGCTGGATGCGTTACGCGAAGAGATTTCGGCGAAGCTGGGCAAACCGGATGCGGCGCGCTGGTTGACCATCAGCTTTACCGGGGACAAGAAGTGGATCGCCTAGCGACCGCATAACGGCTAATCGCGAGCAGGCTCACTCCTACATTTGGAATGCGCTCCCCTGTAGGAGTGAGCCTGCTCGCGATAGCTATTTATCCGTCAGCGAAGATATTCAGCCAGACCGTGGTAACAAGTCGCCAAGTGATAAGGCGTAGTCGAAGGCATGTCCTTACGGCTCACCTCTCCCAATTCATCCCGACACTCATGCCAGCCACCGGTATGCAGAAAGCGCTGCTGCAACGCCTGCAACTGGCGCAGCACCACCGCTTCACTGCCCTGACGCAAGGTCAGCGCGCGTAGATATTCCGCCTGAGCCCAGATCCGCTGAGTCGAGTCTCGCGGGCGCCCGTCCATTTCCAGATCGAGCATCGCCCGCACCGCGCCGGATGGCTGCACCACACCGTATTGCTCGGTGAAGGCAAACGCCCGGTCGAGCGCCGCGTGCAGTTTCGAACCCCGCAGCAACGCTGACGATTCCAGCAGGAAATACCATTCGAATTGATGCCCTGGCTCATACCAGTTATCCACAGCCCCGAGCGGTTTTTCCATCAACACGCCATATTGCGGATCGACGAACTGCTTGTGCATGGCTGTGCATAACTCCAGCAATGCCTGCTGCGTCCGGGCATCTTCGCGAACCGCCAGGGTGGCGAGAAACGCTTCGGCCAAATGCATCAACGGATTCTGCAGCGGACCGGTTTGCAGGGTGATCCAGTCGCGCTCCAGGCACGCTTCGTACAAACCATCGCCGGTGGCAAAACGTCGGCCAATGATTTCCAGCGCCGCGTTGAGCGTCGACTCAGCCAACGGTTCGCCGGACTTTTCCCAGTAATGCGCGCAGGCAAACAGGATGAAGGCGTGGGTGTAGAGATCCTTGCGCTGATCCAGCGGTTTGCCTTGGGCGTCGATGCTGTAGAACCAGCCGCCATGCTCGGCATCGTGAAAGTGCCGCTGCAAGGAGCGGAACAGCGCCGCCGCGCGTACGTCAGCGTTATCCACAACCCCGATCAGACTGGAAAACAGATACAACTGCCGCGCGCAGGCCATTGCCCGGTAGCGCTGCGGTGGCAGCGGTTGGTGCTCGGCGTCCAGCGCCTCAAAGGGCAGCGCCATGTCGGCGTTCCAGCCCGGGCCTTGCCAGAGGGGCACGATCACGTTGACGAAGTGCTGTTGCACATCATCGAACAGGGAGGTCAATTCGGGCAGGGCGGTGGAGCGGGAAGCGTGGGGCATGGGCGGACGTCGTCACGGCTGGGGCGATTGCGCGACATGGTAGCAGAGAGACCGGCCTGAGCGATGTGGTGTCTGTCAGTCCGCCTTCGCGAGCAGGCTCGCTCCCACAGTGGATTTGCAGCGTACACAAAACCTGTGGGAGCGAGCCTGCTCGCGAAAGGGGCAGTTCAGGCGATAGAGATCAGCCGGCCAGCAACCAGGCCCCAGTCACTGCCGAAGCCGCGCCCGCCAGGCGCACCAACGGTGCCGCAGCCTGAGGCAGGAAACGCACCACCGCATAACCCGCTGCATGCAGTGCAGCCGTCGCAGCCACGAAACCCGCCGCATACGCCCAAGGGCTGCTCATGTCCGGCAGCTCCAAACCATGCGCCACACCATGGAACAGCGCAAACACCGCCGTCGCCACCACCGCCATGACTAACGGCGGGCGCACTGCCAGCGCCACGGCCAGACCCAGCGCCAACACCGACGCCGCAATCCCGCTTTCCAGCGCCGGCAGTTCCAGCCCTTCAAACCCGAGCATGCCGCCAATCAGCATGGTGCCGACAAACGTGCACGGCAGCGCCCAGCGCGCCGCCCCTTGTTGTTGCGCGGCCCACAAACCGACCGCCACCATCGCCAGCAAGTGGTCGAGGCCACCGATCGGATGGCTTATGCCGGCGATCAAACCGCTGTCGCCATGCCCCGGGTGAGCGAAAGCCAGCGCCGGCGTCAGCAGCAGCGCCACGGCGCCAAGAATACGTTTGAGTGTCATGGATAAGCTTCCTTGTTAATC includes:
- a CDS encoding HupE/UreJ family protein, with translation MTLKRILGAVALLLTPALAFAHPGHGDSGLIAGISHPIGGLDHLLAMVAVGLWAAQQQGAARWALPCTFVGTMLIGGMLGFEGLELPALESGIAASVLALGLAVALAVRPPLVMAVVATAVFALFHGVAHGLELPDMSSPWAYAAGFVAATAALHAAGYAVVRFLPQAAAPLVRLAGAASAVTGAWLLAG
- a CDS encoding AGE family epimerase/isomerase: MPHASRSTALPELTSLFDDVQQHFVNVIVPLWQGPGWNADMALPFEALDAEHQPLPPQRYRAMACARQLYLFSSLIGVVDNADVRAAALFRSLQRHFHDAEHGGWFYSIDAQGKPLDQRKDLYTHAFILFACAHYWEKSGEPLAESTLNAALEIIGRRFATGDGLYEACLERDWITLQTGPLQNPLMHLAEAFLATLAVREDARTQQALLELCTAMHKQFVDPQYGVLMEKPLGAVDNWYEPGHQFEWYFLLESSALLRGSKLHAALDRAFAFTEQYGVVQPSGAVRAMLDLEMDGRPRDSTQRIWAQAEYLRALTLRQGSEAVVLRQLQALQQRFLHTGGWHECRDELGEVSRKDMPSTTPYHLATCYHGLAEYLR
- a CDS encoding cation diffusion facilitator family transporter produces the protein MSNRAEQALLKQSTILMLAVAIAGIVTGFVSGSQSILFDGFFSLIATFIKVLMLITAKLIAKESNHRFQFGFWHLEPMVLLIEGSFLMLIAIYAFLNGVFGIINGGREIELGLVIIYAAVFTVVEFAYFFYVRQRNRKLKSSLIQFDNISWLVDAMLSVGLLISFLAALLLKSQGYGQWAVYVDPLILIVLALTMLPPAFKILGPALRDVLGIAPDTLDDQVRQVMEAAKTEHGFDDYVSYVQKHGRARFIEIHVVLPADYALSNVGQLDALREEISAKLGKPDAARWLTISFTGDKKWIA
- a CDS encoding SDR family oxidoreductase, producing the protein MSNTLFITGATSGFGEACARRFAEAGWKLVLTGRREERLNALCAELSKQTEVHGLVLDVRDRKAMEEAIANLPPSFAKLRGLINNAGLALGVDPAPKCDLDDWDTMVDTNVKGLMYATRLLLPRLIAHGRGAGIVNLGSIAGNYPYPGSHVYGATKAFVKQFSLNLRCDLQGTGVRVSNIEPGLCESEFSLVRFAGDQERYNATYAGAEPIQPQDIAETIFWVMNAPAHININSLELMPVSQTWAGFAIERNKA